The Pseudomonas extremaustralis genome contains a region encoding:
- a CDS encoding HD domain-containing phosphohydrolase: MDEHTATTSTYKPTILLVDDEESILNSLRRLLRGQPYDVLLAGSGAQALDIMAAQPIDLIMTDARMPGMDGAMLLAETHRLYPGTTRILLTGYADISMMIKAINEGQIHRYISKPWNDEEMLLILRQSLEFQHSERERVRLERLTRDQNEQLKALNATLEKRVEARTSELQQTADMLDLAYEELKRSYVTGTEVFSLLANLRLPRHKQTNRQLIELIRVYCKAQALDEASARDLTMAAALYNIGKLSWSDGMMAAPSDMLHSNDRERYRAYPTQSESLLMALEPMKDAARLIRHHQERWDGSGFPDHLKGDAIPAGARLLKLAVDFIELQKGLILERQMNSDEALLYIRKYAGRLYDPDMVEDFVLACAAFLSDVTLGDPNVKVLTTRELAAGMVLARNLNADNGMLLLNAGKVLNLPLVDKLIAFEAMEGARYSVFIKEPEDPQLLG; this comes from the coding sequence ATGGATGAACACACTGCTACGACGTCCACCTACAAGCCAACCATTTTGCTGGTCGACGATGAAGAGTCGATCCTCAACAGCCTGCGCCGCCTGCTGCGTGGCCAGCCTTACGATGTGCTGCTGGCCGGCAGCGGTGCCCAGGCCCTGGATATCATGGCTGCCCAGCCCATCGACCTGATCATGACCGATGCGCGCATGCCCGGGATGGACGGGGCGATGCTGTTGGCCGAGACCCACCGCCTGTACCCGGGCACCACGCGCATCCTGCTGACCGGCTATGCCGACATAAGCATGATGATCAAGGCGATCAACGAAGGTCAGATCCACCGCTATATCAGCAAGCCCTGGAACGACGAGGAAATGCTCCTGATCTTGCGCCAGTCCCTGGAGTTCCAGCATTCCGAGCGCGAGCGCGTGCGCCTGGAGCGATTGACCCGCGATCAGAACGAGCAGTTGAAGGCCCTCAACGCCACCCTGGAAAAACGCGTCGAAGCGCGCACCAGCGAGCTGCAGCAAACCGCCGACATGCTCGACCTGGCCTACGAGGAGCTCAAGCGCAGCTATGTGACCGGCACCGAGGTGTTTTCCCTGCTGGCCAACCTGCGCCTGCCCCGGCACAAGCAGACCAACCGCCAGTTGATCGAGCTGATCCGCGTGTACTGCAAGGCCCAGGCGCTGGACGAAGCCAGCGCCCGTGACCTGACCATGGCCGCCGCGCTCTACAACATCGGCAAGTTGAGCTGGAGCGACGGCATGATGGCGGCCCCGTCGGACATGCTGCACAGCAATGATCGCGAACGCTATCGCGCCTACCCGACCCAGAGCGAGTCGCTATTGATGGCCCTGGAACCGATGAAGGACGCCGCACGGCTGATCCGCCATCACCAGGAACGTTGGGACGGCAGCGGGTTTCCCGATCACCTCAAGGGTGACGCGATTCCCGCAGGCGCACGGTTGCTCAAACTGGCGGTGGACTTCATCGAGCTGCAGAAGGGCCTGATCCTGGAACGCCAGATGAACAGCGACGAAGCGCTGCTGTACATCCGCAAATACGCGGGGCGCCTCTATGATCCGGACATGGTCGAAGACTTCGTCCTGGCCTGCGCCGCGTTCCTCAGCGACGTGACCCTGGGCGACCCCAATGTCAAAGTGCTGACCACCCGCGAACTGGCCGCCGGCATGGTCCTGGCGCGCAATCTCAACGCCGATAACGGCATGTTGCTGCTCAATGCCGGCAAGGTGCTCAACCTGCCGCTGGTGGACAAGCTGATCGCGTTTGAAGCGATGGAGGGTGCCCGCTACAGCGTATTTATCAAGGAGCCGGAAGATCCGCAGCTGTTGGGCTGA